From a region of the Actinomadura luzonensis genome:
- a CDS encoding sensor histidine kinase, protein MNQSNADIHRPSSPPAGAPRRRRLRLRDLRVRARLIALILIPTGVGVLVGGQQVVDHWSAAERYRRVLDKAELSASVTAAAHELALERDLAVHYVGAGRAAPRERPLRAQFGHVDRAVAELRARAGRITADHGDGAWLLTRQLLARLPELAAVRATVLGTRLLALPTLTKYAQLIAALQQLHDEVGQGGENEPLNASVRALSALAKAHEAASQQRGLLAAVAAAGRFRTGELERLTAARAQQDSELEVFRSVATLEQRQAYDDIVTGTLVDRAEVIRLRALAEAARRGDVDIVPGSGQDAERWFEAMSGTVDGMWTVQRRLGDSIIVQSRTLGDAARRDAVVAATVILLLLMAVLLLTAIVAHSLVTPLRRLRREALAVAEVRLPHTVRLLREREDGRPPAVAPIDVDSWDEVGEVARAFDEVHREAVRLAGEEARLRADVNAMFVDLSRRSQTLVQRLIQHLAELERDESGGGDGGRVGGGDGSGDGRDGRAASLATAGHLATRMRRTNESLLVLAGQEPPGRRGAPLPLTDVVRAALAEVEQHERVDSRVGPVQAVAGRAVADVVHLLAELVENALSFSPRETRVRVTAEAADAPGGPGPVADGGRGDWGGRGAGGGRGAGGGRGGEGGRGREGGRGREGGGGVVLCVADRGIGMTPEEIAQANERLARGGELDASVSRRMGLFVVARLARRHGIGVRVRARDGGGLLALVLLPASLLRPPPPPAAAVRTGPFPSATAVTGPFPSPRAVRTGPFPSATVPAGPPSADVPIAPVPLTAGPDGPVRATAVPDGPARSTTGPDGPVPFAGRSRGPGGGGRLRAVGGVGARGGPPARDRARDRAPDRAPDRALGPGVCPEEAAGGAEGVWRRPLRRAGGGEPGDWPSFATDPGDPDDPGELGPPGGERPYDVLDGAAPAATGADDDYLPIFAEVESAWFNGAPTARWSSPQADAGWSAAEAAATPSDHVPTTAGLPKRVPKANLVPGTADSLSAPRGVAPIARLSPDRARRRIAGYQEGFRRARERLRAGDVPPADVPFGDVPFQDVPFQDVPFQDVPFQDVPFGDVPFQDGPLSNGRPGDG, encoded by the coding sequence GTGAATCAGTCGAACGCGGACATTCACCGCCCGTCCTCGCCGCCCGCCGGCGCCCCGCGCCGCCGCCGCCTCAGGCTGCGGGACCTGCGCGTGCGGGCCCGGCTCATCGCGCTCATCCTCATCCCGACCGGGGTCGGGGTGCTGGTCGGCGGGCAGCAGGTCGTCGACCACTGGAGCGCCGCCGAGCGCTATCGCCGCGTGCTGGACAAGGCCGAGCTCAGCGCCTCGGTCACCGCCGCGGCCCACGAGCTGGCCCTCGAACGCGACCTCGCCGTGCACTACGTCGGCGCCGGCCGCGCCGCGCCTCGGGAGCGGCCGCTGCGCGCCCAGTTCGGCCACGTGGACCGGGCCGTCGCCGAGCTGCGCGCGAGGGCCGGCCGCATCACCGCCGACCACGGCGACGGCGCCTGGCTGCTCACCCGGCAGCTCCTCGCCCGGCTGCCGGAGCTCGCCGCCGTGCGCGCCACCGTCCTCGGCACCCGGCTCCTCGCCCTGCCCACGCTCACCAAGTACGCCCAGCTCATCGCCGCTCTCCAGCAGCTGCACGACGAGGTCGGCCAGGGCGGCGAGAACGAGCCGCTGAACGCCTCCGTGCGCGCCCTGTCCGCGCTGGCCAAGGCGCACGAGGCCGCCTCCCAGCAGCGCGGGCTGCTCGCGGCGGTGGCGGCGGCCGGCCGCTTCCGCACCGGCGAGCTGGAGCGCCTCACCGCCGCCCGCGCCCAGCAGGACAGCGAGCTGGAGGTGTTCCGGTCGGTGGCCACGCTGGAGCAGCGCCAGGCATACGACGACATCGTCACCGGCACGCTGGTGGACCGGGCCGAGGTGATCCGGCTGCGCGCCCTGGCCGAGGCGGCCCGCCGCGGGGACGTCGACATCGTGCCCGGCAGCGGCCAGGACGCCGAGCGCTGGTTCGAGGCGATGAGCGGCACCGTGGACGGCATGTGGACGGTCCAGCGGCGGCTCGGCGACTCGATCATCGTGCAGAGCCGCACCCTCGGCGACGCCGCGCGGCGGGACGCCGTGGTGGCCGCCACCGTCATCCTGCTGCTGCTGATGGCCGTCCTGCTGCTCACGGCCATCGTGGCGCACTCGCTGGTCACCCCGCTGCGGCGGCTGCGGCGCGAGGCCCTCGCCGTGGCCGAGGTCCGGCTGCCGCACACCGTGCGGCTGCTGCGCGAGCGCGAGGACGGCCGGCCGCCCGCCGTCGCCCCCATCGACGTCGACTCCTGGGACGAGGTCGGCGAGGTGGCGCGCGCCTTCGACGAGGTGCACCGCGAGGCCGTCCGGCTGGCGGGCGAGGAGGCGCGGCTGCGGGCCGACGTCAACGCCATGTTCGTCGACCTGTCGCGGCGCAGCCAGACGCTGGTGCAGCGGCTCATCCAGCACCTCGCCGAGCTGGAGCGGGACGAGAGCGGCGGCGGGGACGGCGGCAGGGTCGGCGGCGGGGACGGCAGCGGGGACGGCCGGGACGGGCGAGCGGCCAGCCTCGCCACGGCCGGCCACCTGGCGACGCGGATGCGGCGGACCAACGAGAGCCTGCTGGTGCTGGCCGGCCAGGAGCCGCCGGGGCGGCGGGGCGCGCCGCTGCCGCTGACGGACGTGGTGCGGGCCGCGCTGGCGGAGGTGGAGCAGCACGAGCGCGTGGACAGCCGGGTCGGGCCGGTGCAGGCGGTGGCCGGGCGGGCGGTCGCGGACGTCGTGCACCTGCTGGCGGAGCTGGTGGAGAACGCGCTGTCCTTCTCGCCCCGGGAGACCCGCGTCCGCGTCACCGCCGAGGCGGCCGACGCGCCCGGAGGCCCGGGTCCGGTGGCCGACGGCGGTCGCGGTGATTGGGGCGGTCGCGGGGCCGGCGGGGGTCGCGGGGCCGGCGGCGGTCGCGGGGGCGAAGGCGGTCGCGGTCGCGAAGGCGGTCGCGGTCGCGAGGGCGGGGGCGGGGTCGTGCTGTGCGTGGCCGATCGCGGGATCGGGATGACGCCCGAGGAGATCGCGCAGGCCAACGAGCGGCTGGCGCGGGGCGGGGAGCTGGACGCGTCGGTGTCGCGGCGGATGGGGCTGTTCGTGGTGGCGCGGCTGGCGCGGCGGCACGGGATCGGGGTGCGGGTGCGGGCGCGTGACGGGGGCGGGCTGCTCGCCCTGGTGCTGCTCCCGGCCTCGCTCCTGCGCCCGCCCCCACCGCCCGCCGCGGCCGTCAGGACCGGGCCGTTCCCCTCCGCCACGGCCGTGACCGGGCCGTTCCCCTCCCCTCGGGCCGTCAGGACCGGGCCGTTCCCCTCCGCCACGGTCCCGGCCGGGCCGCCGTCCGCCGACGTCCCGATCGCGCCCGTTCCCTTGACCGCCGGTCCGGACGGCCCCGTCCGCGCCACCGCCGTCCCGGACGGACCCGCCCGCTCGACCACCGGTCCGGACGGACCCGTCCCGTTCGCCGGCCGTTCGCGCGGGCCGGGCGGGGGCGGGCGGCTCAGGGCCGTCGGAGGGGTGGGCGCCCGTGGCGGGCCGCCGGCGCGGGACCGGGCGCGGGACCGGGCGCCGGACCGGGCGCCGGATCGGGCGCTCGGGCCGGGGGTGTGCCCGGAGGAGGCCGCCGGAGGGGCGGAAGGCGTCTGGAGGAGGCCGCTGCGGCGGGCCGGCGGGGGCGAGCCCGGCGACTGGCCGTCGTTCGCCACCGATCCGGGCGATCCCGACGATCCCGGCGAGCTCGGGCCGCCCGGGGGCGAGCGGCCGTACGACGTCCTGGACGGAGCCGCGCCCGCCGCCACCGGCGCGGACGACGACTACCTGCCGATCTTCGCCGAGGTGGAGTCCGCCTGGTTCAACGGCGCGCCCACCGCCCGCTGGAGCTCCCCGCAGGCGGACGCCGGCTGGAGCGCCGCCGAGGCCGCCGCCACGCCGTCCGATCACGTCCCCACCACGGCGGGCCTGCCGAAACGGGTCCCGAAGGCGAACCTGGTGCCGGGCACCGCCGACAGCCTGTCCGCGCCCAGGGGTGTCGCGCCGATCGCGCGCCTGTCGCCGGACCGGGCGCGCCGCCGCATCGCCGGGTACCAGGAGGGGTTCCGGCGGGCCAGGGAACGCCTGCGCGCCGGCGACGTCCCGCCCGCCGACGTCCCGTTCGGGGACGTCCCGTTCCAGGACGTCCCGTTCCAGGACGTCCCGTTCCAGGACGTCCCGTTCCAGGACGTCCCGTTCGGGGACGTCCCGTTCCAGGACGGCCCGCTCAGCAACGGCCGGCCCGGCGACGGGTGA
- a CDS encoding FRG domain-containing protein, giving the protein MKVASWRELDDAIGEASRGDGATHAHSTLVFRGLSRSSYSHVSGLARLDGDYAELESHLLRNFCKYAHRQEPGPTVWDWLALGQHHGLPTRLLDWTFSPLVALHFATASWPEEDGLLLALDCAGAHRLLPEPLREELEEEGALVFTTEMLAEHAPDLRCFDRLGGEEPFLAFFEPPSLDERVVNQSSVLSALSDPTYQLEDWMAGHPGLWRAWRIPSEVKVEIRQRLDQANITERVLLPGLDGLAEWLRRYYTPGGVGRGRGDGGASMAEDERRHRHGDMDG; this is encoded by the coding sequence GTGAAAGTGGCGTCGTGGCGGGAGCTGGACGACGCGATCGGGGAGGCCAGCCGCGGCGACGGCGCGACGCACGCGCATTCCACGCTGGTCTTCCGCGGCCTGTCGCGCAGCTCGTACTCGCACGTGTCGGGGCTGGCCCGGCTGGACGGCGACTACGCGGAGCTGGAGTCGCACCTGCTGCGCAACTTCTGCAAGTACGCCCACCGGCAGGAGCCCGGCCCGACGGTCTGGGACTGGCTGGCGCTGGGGCAGCACCACGGCCTGCCGACGCGGCTGCTGGACTGGACGTTCTCGCCGCTGGTGGCGCTGCACTTCGCGACCGCGTCGTGGCCGGAGGAGGACGGCCTGCTGCTGGCCCTGGACTGCGCGGGCGCGCACCGGCTGCTGCCGGAGCCGTTGCGCGAGGAGCTGGAGGAGGAGGGCGCGCTGGTCTTCACGACGGAGATGCTCGCCGAGCACGCGCCGGACCTGCGGTGCTTCGACCGGCTGGGCGGCGAGGAGCCGTTCCTGGCGTTCTTCGAGCCGCCGTCGCTGGACGAGCGGGTGGTCAACCAGTCGTCGGTGTTGTCGGCGCTGTCGGACCCGACGTACCAGCTCGAGGACTGGATGGCCGGGCATCCGGGGCTGTGGCGGGCCTGGCGGATCCCGTCGGAGGTGAAGGTGGAGATCAGGCAGCGGCTGGACCAGGCGAACATCACCGAGCGGGTGCTGCTGCCCGGCCTGGACGGGCTGGCGGAGTGGCTGCGCCGCTACTACACCCCCGGCGGCGTCGGGCGCGGCCGGGGCGACGGCGGCGCGTCGATGGCCGAGGACGAGCGGCGCCACCGGCACGGCGACATGGACGGCTGA